CCCGAGAGAAGTGTGACTGGAAGTTGTCGACAGCCTTTGGCTCCATTGATGTTGTTGGGCACAGGAAAGGCGAGAGTTTCTGGGCCCGAGTTGATCGTCATACTGGCAGGTTATTAAGTAGTCTCGTGGCATAGGGCTAAAGTCACAAAGGAGCTAAGAtttaaaagaagaagaagaaaaagaagaaggctctCAATCACCAGATCCTATGtacaaatatttatatactgGTATAGATACTCACCCCCAAGGTTCACAGCTATACATAGAGATATAATTTATCATCGTGCTTGTGATTGGTCTATGAGACAAGGTCTCCATTCCGACTCCAAAGGTACTCCATCCGTGCCCTAAAAAAGACGTCTTGCAAGGTACCTGTATTCGCGACTAGCACAAGGTCCTCACCCTTAACCGACCAATTGCAAGGATTAATAAATGACTGATGACAAAAACGCGTTACTATCATTGTCATTGGCTCCGGCAGTTTTCTATACATGGTATGTATCGCGTGAACATTGGAAGAGTTTTTATCGCTACGTACCTTGTGGGAACGACCACTCACCAAGTAGGCCCAACGGCAACTGAGTCGTGTCAAAGCCGACATGAAAatggggaagagaaagtggaAAGACATAGTTCGGTAAGGGGAGAAATCAGAAAGCCaaggggaaatggaaagatatTTGATATTACTTGGTCTGAAATTCATATCTTTCGCATGACTAGTCTGCACTTCAGTCGGCTGAAGCCTGACATTCTACCCCAATGTCTCCTTGAACCCCTTCACAGACAATCTCTGGTGGACTCCCAGCAGGACTAGTCAGATTAATGTTCTTCAATTGAATATCCGAGCACACCGCATTTGGCGAACACACAAGATCGGCCACCACCTTTCCATTCTTGCCGGACGATGTTCCAGAGATATTCTCGAAGAGAATGTTGGTCACATTCACCTGGGAGGGGTACTGGGCACATTCCGCTGCCTCAATATCAAAATAGCATTGATCCAGGACCACCGGGGCGTCAGTATTCTCAATACGGATGTTTTTGTACGTGATGTTGTTGATTCGCCCATAGCCCACGTCCTGGCCAGCCCACGCTTTAAGACGCGCACCGTTCTGCCGTTATTAGCAATGACATCGCACCGGGTATCATCTTCAAGCAGACTTACCTGCCCATTCAACAAGGTTACATTCTCAATGTAGGCGTGCTCGATGATGTCCATTACCCCTGGATACTGCCCAATACTGCCCATGCTAACCCCATGGGTGTTGTTGCACAACAAGTTCTGCACGAagatgttggtggtgtttggCTTGGGCGAGAAGCAATCATCTCCGACGTCAACCCGCGTATTTGTGACCGTCAACCCGTCAACATTAAGTGAGTCAAAGCCGTCGCTATTTTTAGGTAAGGCCTAGTTTGCCGATTAGTAAACAGGAGGGTTGGGTCCAGAcgagacagagagagaggccCACTGATTTATTTGTAGAAAATGCATGGATGTAAACGTCATCAAATGAGACGTCCTTTGACTGGATGAAAAAATTGGTCCAGCAAGGTGAGTTCAACTGCGTGATGCCTTCAACAGAAATCCGGGTTGCGTTTTCAGTCAGGAAGAGGATTGGACGATAGTACTCATTGTCGGGATCCTAACACCATTAGCAAGGTCCCTTAATACCTATGATATTCAGGGATTTTACCAAAATTTCCTGCCCTGCAAACTCGTTGTACCATCTCTGGCCGTTTCCGTTCAACAAGCCAGTTCCAAAGATCTTGATATCTTTCCCGCCCCAGCGCCAAAACGTAATAGATTTCTGGAAATCATAATAGAAATTGTTCTCTTGCCAGTAGGAGACGTCATCCGTAAACTGTTACATCAGCGGGCTTGTTACAAAACATGGTTTCAGGCACCAAAGAATATATACCTTCAATTCTCCATCTAGTTGCACCTCAATGTCGTCTAAGAATGTCAGGTCAAGCTTTCTACCAATCACATACTTCTCCCCTTTCTTGAGAAGAAGTCGTCCCCCGTGGTTAGCATGCTTGATACCCCAAAGGAAGTCCCTCGATACATCATCCGTATCATTCCGGGAAGGTCGAATAGTTATTGTGCGACGGTCATGGTACTTGTCATGATGGCCACCAACACGCAGTAAGGCCCTTGTGTCGCTCTCTGGGATGATCTGTGCTCCAGGGATAAGCCGGTCAACCGCGATGCTGCTGACTGCGCTCGCAAAGAGAGTTGCAAGGAAGAACTTCATGCTGCTGGTAGTTGATATGATCCGTACAGCTCGACGGTTGTGCACCTTTGACGTCCGACGACAGGCCCCTTTTATACGACTCAATATGTCAATCGCTTCTATCACCCAAACCTCCAAGCAAATCAAATCCCAAGGAACCCAACGAGCAGTTTCTCCGCCTGTAAGATAGCTCCGTTTCTGACTTCCTCTGTTTCCAAGATATCAGGATCCACCTCCGGAATTACCGTGCCATCAAATGCTTCCCCACATCGCGGGGGATATGATCACAATGCGATGTCGAAATATCTGGGGTCTGGGGTATAGTTTGTTATGGAGCTCTAGGCTAGCCAGAATTTCGCCGGGTGGGAGGAATTTTATACTTCCACCAATCGGATATTCTTCATATCGCACTTGTTGCAAAATGAAGTCCCAACGTGATAATCACCTAGACATTATACAACTGTGGGAAATTGAGCGTTGTCCCCCAATACCGCTAATTTGTTGATTTGCGGCATGCTACAATTTTTCCTGGAGGGGATGGCTTTATTAATTCGGTTACTACCAAGTAAAACGTCGTTAGTGAATGGAGACTAAACAACCAAGAGCAAGGAGAAAGCATCAAACCAACTAAATATCACACCAGTACGAATATAAATATGAATGACTATATCAAAATAAAATCGAAGGTGCCCAGCTATCTATCTCAGACGCCTTAGCGGGACGATTCAGGTACCATTCATTCTAAATCCTAACTAGGCAAATAATTACTCCAGCCGACAAATATCGGAAGTTGCTATTGGAGTCATACCAGTGGCCCATAATCCACAGAagatcatttccttcaacAAACAACAGCCCCACAATCCGAAAGGATCTAATTTCATGGACTCAATGGAAACTTTGGAAAGTTCAAAACGCTCGTATCGACCTCCAGTTACCCGCAACTGATCAACACATCTGCATTGTGATTCCTTGTAATCTTGGTCCTTGGTGGCATTAAGGGAAAGATCCaagttgaagaggaagatttCTGAAACTTGAGTACGATCACAGTTTCTTCGAGGCAAACCAAAAAGCGGTGAAGCAGCAAATATTGCCTGACCACCAAAAGACCGAACGAACAAAGCTCAGTTTGAGAGACTCAATGTACTTGTAGCAGAACCCGAACGCCAGCCGTGATACCGCATACCATAGTCCAATGCGGTTAATAATATCATTGGACACACCCGCGTGAAGAGCGACAAGGACTAGGCAGATCAGTATGCATCGCGGTCAAATCACCATGTTGGGCAAGGACCATACTTGCAGCTACAAATAATGGGTAATGCTCCGCTGAATTGGCCATGATGGCTTCCTGCCGCTTGAGTCGATTCAAGGTTTGCCGTGTGATCTTGCCTGATTGTACGGCTGCCTCTCCAAATTTGGCAAGGTCTTCGCGAGGGGCCTGGTTGTGATCGATACCGAGCTTCAACTTCTCCCGCCGCGTGCTAAATACGCCAAATGATATGAGCCAGTTGGCCAGCAGATAAGCCACGGCATGGTTGGAGGCCTGTCCCCCGGGAGGAGCCTGAAGACCAAGAGTAGTCAAGATGGCCCTGTTAGTGTTAACTTTGCAGCGACCGACATATATTAATGCAGATCATTCCACACTCACGACATGCTGAGCATATATAAATTGTCGTCTATCAGAGTTTGGGTTCGGAGGGGTACCTAGTATGATCTAGGGGAGGTAGGAAGAATGGCCCttacaacaataacaacaacaatgcCAAAAGATCGGCGGGCCAGTGCCATCGATGACTCATCAGGCGCCCAGCGCACGTGCGTCAACTATCAACTATTAAGTAAACCATTCATCTGCGTTCAGGAGAACATTCAAAATCCTGTTATAAAGTCTATATTCCATAGTTCCGGAAATCCGTAGTCTGCCGAGTCGAATAGATTACCAAAGTCCAGCGGCTGGTCGCTGACTGTTAGTCCGACAAAGTAGATAGAGTCTAGGGTGAGGATATCCTTACGGAAACAGAGGCTGACTCGTAGGGAACCAACGCAGGATCAAACGGTATCTCGGGAGCCGCAGAGTTCAGGTTAGCTGCTAAGGTATCCGGCTATACCTAAATTAGTAGAACCCAACGCATGAAACATAAAATACTTACCACAACGGGACCATCTTCTCTTCGAATATCGGCCCAGGCTTTCCCTCGAATCAGCCGTTCACAGTCCTTGATGGATTTTGCAGCTACCTGTTCGACCTTCCTTAGGGCATCCTCTCCGTTCAGACGCGCCTTGACAGATGCGACAGCCATTGCAAGGAAAATAAATGCCTTGCACCCTTTCCCCCGTGGCGAAATTCGGCTGCCAAAGGTGTCCAGCGTATGCTCTACGGCCCGGACTAAGACATCCTGCTGGGACCGTACCAGGTCATTTAGCGAACTTAGTGAGCTAAGCTGGCCAGGGGGCTGTTTCGATGAGGAAAACTCGCTAGCTTGGAGGGAAACCTCCACACAGACGGTGATCGCGGCGTGGAAAAATTCGTCTCGGAACATCCCGCCACTAAGCTGTCCTAGATGTGGACATGCTTGTGCCTCTGGGAGGCTAACAGCGGGAGCATCCAGCTGAGAAAGCATTTCCAGAGATGACTCGAGACAGATCTTTCGTGAATAGGAAAATTTGGGCGACAATTGCACACTGAGAGAGAATGGACGGTGAAGAACAAGTAAAAACCTGACCATGATGAACATCAAGAACGACCTCGTGAACTGCAGACTCTCAGGGGAAATTGATGTGGATGCGTTATCGGAGAACAAGGCCAAGGCATTATCCCGGTACTGAACCAGTTGTTCGCTCAGGCGCAATGCCTCGTCATAAGACAAAGCGAACTTCAAACTATTGACTAACTTCGCTACTCGAACACGCAACGACAATGACCGCGCCAGCAGAACCTGGAAACTACTGCGTGTTATCATCGCTGCGTCCTTCGGGATAACGTCCTCTGTCAGATCTTCCGTcaggtcttcatcgtcataaTTTGACGGTGGGTCACAGTCATATTCTTCTAAGTCGATTGAAGGAGGCATCCCTCCGTCCAAGGCTGACTGCAGATCCAGCTCCAAGATGGTAGCCCACAGGCGGCGACGCATTTCAGCCCAAAACCTAGTCATCTTTGGAAAGCGCGCGGGGTTCCGGTGCAACCCTATCATCATGGCAGAGCGGATCAAAGAGCCCGAAGAGATCCAGACAACATCCCCATCTGTAGCGTCAGCCTGGCGTGCGAGAATCAAGATACACTGGATCTGCAACATGTTGAAGTCAATCGTTGAGCTAACGTTAATGGATGAGATCCAAGACTGAACTGCCATAATCCACCCTCCCGCCGCACTATGCAAAGTATCGTTCTCATTGAGTCTCGTCGTTGGGCTAAAAAAGCAGCTGCTGGCAGCCATCACCGCCAAAAGTTTGGCAATAAAGGCCATATCAGCGGTTTCGGTACCAGCCCAGTATGTCTCATATTGCTTGAGAAATGTTGGAACGTGCAAGATTCGATATGTCGTTTCAAATGTAGACAGATACAAGCTAACTAGCTCATCGGCGACTCTCCGATGCGGGAGCATCTCTTCCAGCGTGAAAGCTTTCTCACGGTATGCCTTCTGATGATCTTGCTTCTCCCGAGATAGCATCTCGCCCCTGAACTTTTTCAATTTGAGATATTCCGGGCTTTTCGACTTCTTCTGCATGCGTCGGTCTTGAAAGTAGGAGGCCACGTCTTTGAACTGTAGCTGTTTAGCACGGGAACGTTGCACGACTCGTTGCCACTTACAAATGAAAAAGATAGTGCTGAATGACAACGTCCGCAGTATCTGGTTTTCCCATTTTTCCCCCTAAAACATGCTCGTCCTGGTAGATACTTGACGTCCTCACTGAGAAGTAAAGAATCCGATGTTATCCGGGGCCCGTAGTCTGACACAGATTCACATGCCGAACTGTCCGGCGTTTGGATCGATCCGGCTTTGGACAATGCACTTTCCAACACCTGCACGCGATGTCGGAGTTCTTGCACTTCCTCGGGGCGTCCTTTGGGCTTGGTAATTCGGTTCGTAGACTGGTGCCTCGAGTCGAAGACGTAGAGCCCACTATGGGCTGGACTGGTGTGATTACTAGACACATTGGCCCGGTTGGAAGCGGTGCGAATCGGTCGAGTCTCCAACGGCTGGCCTGGCGCGGGTCCGGAGTAAACGCAGAGGTCTGGGGTCTTCGACTTGACGCATTGCGAGCACGGTAATGCTCGGTCACATTTGAGCTTGCGGCGCCTGCACACTGTACAAGAAAGAGCCGGTCGGCGCCGTCGGGGTACTAAAATCGAGTCCGGTGATGTTGACGTTTGTTCGTTATGATTTTCTAATTCGCGATCTTTGTACATATTGGCTGGGGGAGTTCTATCGCCTGAACAACATTTGTTGGTTCTAGCCAGAAGATATTTCAATAATGCGGAGGGATATACGTTAAGATATTGGCACCTaaaagagagggaagtaGTACACGGTGCCAAATCCAACACACATTATCAGattgataataattatagtaatcCAGAAGAATCCTTCTTTCCGATGGCCTGATCCTCTATTATGAAGTCACGATCGGAGCAAAATCCACCTTCGGCCTTCCGCTTTGGGCTAAATCCGGAGATAAGCGGCTCGGGGAATCCTATTAGAGTAATTATCACCGACTTCCGGTTTCTTCCAACTTGAGGCAGTTCAAGATTGATGCCTGACCCAGAACTACAGGACAATCAATACATTATAATATTCCACCTCTCCTACTATTTAGCTCGTTGATGTCTCCCAGTCGATTGTGTATCCATGACAGACCCTATGGCTTCGTAACGAGCTGAGGTCTCAGTATTTCGACCAGGAGGCTCTAGCCTCTTGCACGGTCTGATATTATGTTTATATACTTCACTGTATCATACATACAGGTAAACTGGTCAAATGCCTTATTTACGCCCCCAGAAAGGCTTCATCACAGATCGCACATATACAAGAACATACACCATCGAATAGTTGGAGATCACGAATGCCAAGAAAATGCCGAAGTACGGCCAAATCTTCGACGAGTCTAGGCCAATGCCAGACAGATACTAAGGTAACATCGTTAGTTTGAGAGTTGTATTGAATCGACCATTATTGTCGTCCACTCAAAGGGAGAAGTGAAAACAAACACTTACATCATCCCCATAGCTATACTTGCAATATCCGCATCTGCTTGTGTCATCTGGGTTGGAAAGGTAGCCTACGCCGTGCTCTGCAAGCCACGGCCCTGCATACTCTGCGCACGTCATGTTCGGTGGGCTTTCAAACATGGTCAATTCGCTGCTGTCACAGATGACGGGCATTCCGCGTAGGACAGCCGTTAGGACACCCCCGATCCAATAAGTGAAGGGTGTGGCATAGTACATGGTGTACTTCCAGAACACGGGCATGTTCTCGTGGGGCTGAAGGATACCGTTGAACAGTTCGCacatgatgatgaagaatggCATGAGGGTCGCAGCCACCATAGAGTCAGCGCTGTGGTCATCTGTCAGCATGGAACCTACGTTTGATTATCCCAGTTGTAAGCATTCTCACCTCAGCGCTGCGATCCATTGACCCCAAGACGTGGCGAacaggaagaacaagaagaacatcAAGAAACTATATCCGGCTGCAAATCCCAAAGGAAGTCCAACAATGAAATAATAGAGCACATAGAACACCACGGCGCTGATAATAGCGTACGGGATCTCGGATACGATTTGCGCTGTACAGAATGCAACCCATCCATAGACACCGCTAGGACCTTCGCGGGCCTTCCATATATCGCGATTCATGATAAACCGCATAGATATGGCGTTGATGAACTCAGGTACCAGCATCAGAACCAAGAAGCATGAGAAGGCCTTGGATTGCAGGTCGGTTGAGCTATTCCCAATCTGGAGGTAAGTGAGACCGTTGATCAGAGCGTGCAGGAACGACGCATAGAGCCGTGAGTAGGGATACTCCGGGCTTCTCCAGTACTGCCGCAAAGTACGTTGGGTCAAAAGGCCCACCTGGCGATAAAGTGGCGGCTGGGAGATTCCTTTTGCACGTTGGGATACACCGGCCTCAGCTCCTTTACTCCGGATGTCGCATATGTCTTTCTTGACCATATCGGCTTCCGCAGATCGGTTCCACACGTCAGCCCAGTTGACTTGATGCGTGGTATCTTTTTTCATGCCCCCCACGACAACTTCGATCAAGTAGTCTGCCGCATTGGTCACATTCTCCGGCTTATGCCCATTCTTGGAGAAATATTCAAAGATCGAACAGCCGGACTCCCCGACTTCCCCAAAGTAATAGGTACTTCCGCCAGGACTGAGAGCCAAGACTCGATCAAAATCCTCGAATTGCTGTTGGTTTGCCTGGTGAATGGTACAAAGGATAGCCAGTCCCTGGTCTGCCAACCGTCTCAACAAAGCAACAATGCTAGAAGCGCCCTGGCTATCAAGTCCACTTGTCGGCTCATCCAGGAAGAGTAGCAACTCAGGCCTCGCACAAAGCTCTACTCCAATAGTGAcacgcttcttcttttcgataTCTAAGGATCCGATGAGGGCGTTCTGTAACTCGATCAAGTCAAGCGTCTCAATGACTGTGTTTACGTACGCGAGCTTTTCTTTATCTGGCACCCCCGGGTTCTGGCGCAGCAGCGCTGAAAATTCAAGCGCCTCGCGAACAGTGCTGCTCTCATCGTGAATATCCATTTGCTGGCAGTATCCGATCTGACGGTTAAATGACTCATCAACAGCATGTCCGTCGACGTACATTGTGCCCGTCAATTTTCCAGAATTTGGCCGCTGAGTCAGGGCAGTCAATACTGTAGTCGTCAGCAAGGGAACATGAAAGGGAATAAACAGAGCCTTACGCGTTGATTTTCCCGCTCCAGAGGCACCAACTAGAGCCGTCAGGGTTCCAGGCTTGCAGTAGCCACTGACTCCATTCAGCAGCTTTCGTGTCTCCTTCCCAACTTGGACAAACAGCTCCAAATTGTCCCAAGTAAATGTGGACATGGATCCGGTTATGGCTTGGCCAGACCTTTCAAAATTGTTTGCTGAATCAGGCATGGTTACATCGCGGTGGACAGGgttgctttcttcatccAGTCCTTGCCTGTGGCTTCGTCTTGAATTTCTCCGCGACTTCTTATACTCTATGGGGCCCGCACTGTCCGGCTCCCATTCCATGATTTCACTTAACCAGCAAGTGCAGACAATGTAGACCACGGTGAAGAGACACAGTATTCCAAAATTGCGCCAGACAtgaccaaaagaaaagccgtATTGGGCTGCTAAGTAATCGTCGCCGTTCACGACAGTCGTTCCGATCTGGCTTCCCGCATAGCCGCACGTCTGATATGCAATATTGGTGTAGTTGGCACCCGAAGGGACAATAGATTCTGGTGAGCAAGTGAAATTGGCATTGTGAAATTCTGCTGCCATCATCGCTTCGTAAGTATAAAGAGCTGGAGTAGTATACTAAAGAGTGGGATGAGCATCGAGCACAACATGGGATCCTTCCAGAAATCTTACCGCTATCCAGCCAACCCAAGGGACGTCTTTGATCATCCTGTCGACTGAGAGGACATAACCACCAAAGACTATGCAGAACAGTACAGATACGCCACAGTACCGCAAAGCAACTTCAAAATTAGAAGATGCAGCGGCGAACAATCGGAACTGAGCCGTTAAACAGATGGTACATAGATAGATGAATAAGAAATCAATCCAAAAAGCCCCGGCCTGGTGAAACAGTCAGTGAGAGTCTTCATGCTAGATACAAAAGATCAACCTACATCAGACTTTAAGCCAGACAAGAAGTAAACCACGATCAAATACAGAAACGTGATCACTGCCGCTATGAGAAAATCCGTAATGACTCTGGCCAAACATACAGCACTGGGTCGAACAAACGCAAACTTCTTTTGACGACTGAGAATATCCCGCCCTTGCATTGCCTCTTCCAATTCGGACATCTGGAGCCACGCGAGCAGAATGGAGGAGTAAAAAATGACGCCTCCCCGAGAGTACATCCCTGCAGTAGTCTGCGGTTGATTATAGAACATGGAACCGACCAGCAACCCGTAGACAACAGACGATATGATCTTGATATACAATGGAGACATATGCCCCCGGATCTGCCACAGCTGTCGCTTTGCACAAAGCACCACCTGTCGGAACACGGAGATCGTATACGGGGATTTAGGAGACACAAAACGGGACTTGTCTGTCTGTATGGCCTTCTTGAAGTCTTCCAGACTTCCATCGTCCGAATCGATCTGCGAGCACCGGACACTTTTTCCGCCAAGACGTTGATCCTCATAGTGCTGTACATCATATTGGACCTTCTGATAGGCTGAGCTTTTGCGGAATGCTTCCTCCAGCTCAATGGGTCCCTTGGGGGCTCGGTGCTCCCAGCCTGGTCGGAATCTGCGTCTCTCGGGCACTGTGATGCTCGTTAAGAAGTCCGAGATTGTCTGCATCTCAGCGCACTCGTAACCCAAGTCTTCAAAGTAACGCTTTGCTTCCCGAGCTGGGCCTTGATAAAGCATGCGCCCTTCGTCAATCAGAAGAACCTTGTCAACCAGGTCGTATATGGCGTCTGATGCTTGATACAGTGTCATTAGCGTGGCTTTGCCACAAG
This window of the Aspergillus flavus chromosome 8, complete sequence genome carries:
- a CDS encoding pleiotropic drug resistance proteins, ABC superfamily, whose amino-acid sequence is MPAHLHAHPPGSTSLAANHEAESPSDSVSSPRVFLSHDDEDAIAEIRRTLTEISHHNSKQGYPEPHSSFDKFLEAELQAGRKKSNLGVCFQSLSTWGDGEEHTDVKTLGTALWRTLTFQDVYEWTIQPWLSRKEPQSGRPLIRDFSGAVRSGEIMLVLGRPGAGCSTFLRTIAGHHSSFLGVTGSLDYSGLSLEEVKKHYRGQVAYVPEDDVHFPTLTVQQTLEFALQSKTPQRYQDRIPRYLEIYGRVFGMSHTMNTLVGNEYIRGVSGGERKRISIIESLATDSSVSCWDNSTRGLDASSALDYARSLRIMTDTCGKATLMTLYQASDAIYDLVDKVLLIDEGRMLYQGPAREAKRYFEDLGYECAEMQTISDFLTSITVPERRRFRPGWEHRAPKGPIELEEAFRKSSAYQKVQYDVQHYEDQRLGGKSVRCSQIDSDDGSLEDFKKAIQTDKSRFVSPKSPYTISVFRQVVLCAKRQLWQIRGHMSPLYIKIISSVVYGLLVGSMFYNQPQTTAGMYSRGGVIFYSSILLAWLQMSELEEAMQGRDILSRQKKFAFVRPSAVCLARVITDFLIAAVITFLYLIVVYFLSGLKSDAGAFWIDFLFIYLCTICLTAQFRLFAAASSNFEVALRYCGVSVLFCIVFGGYVLSVDRMIKDVPWVGWIAYTTPALYTYEAMMAAEFHNANFTCSPESIVPSGANYTNIAYQTCGYAGSQIGTTVVNGDDYLAAQYGFSFGHVWRNFGILCLFTVVYIVCTCWLSEIMEWEPDSAGPIEYKKSRRNSRRSHRQGLDEESNPVHRDVTMPDSANNFERSGQAITGSMSTFTWDNLELFVQVGKETRKLLNGVSGYCKPGTLTALVGASGAGKSTLLTALTQRPNSGKLTGTMYVDGHAVDESFNRQIGYCQQMDIHDESSTVREALEFSALLRQNPGVPDKEKLAYVNTVIETLDLIELQNALIGSLDIEKKKRVTIGVELCARPELLLFLDEPTSGLDSQGASSIVALLRRLADQGLAILCTIHQANQQQFEDFDRVLALSPGGSTYYFGEVGESGCSIFEYFSKNGHKPENVTNAADYLIEVVVGGMKKDTTHQVNWADVWNRSAEADMVKKDICDIRSKGAEAGVSQRAKGISQPPLYRQVGLLTQRTLRQYWRSPEYPYSRLYASFLHALINGLTYLQIGNSSTDLQSKAFSCFLVLMLVPEFINAISMRFIMNRDIWKAREGPSGVYGWVAFCTAQIVSEIPYAIISAVVFYVLYYFIVGLPLGFAAGYSFLMFFLFFLFATSWGQWIAALSADSMVAATLMPFFIIMCELFNGILQPHENMPVFWKYTMYYATPFTYWIGGVLTAVLRGMPVICDSSELTMFESPPNMTCAEYAGPWLAEHGVGYLSNPDDTSRCGYCKYSYGDDYLSGIGLDSSKIWPYFGIFLAFVISNYSMVYVLVYVRSVMKPFWGRK
- a CDS encoding putative C6 transcription factor codes for the protein MYKDRELENHNEQTSTSPDSILVPRRRRPALSCTVCRRRKLKCDRALPCSQCVKSKTPDLCVYSGPAPGQPLETRPIRTASNRANVSSNHTSPAHSGLYVFDSRHQSTNRITKPKGRPEEVQELRHRVQVLESALSKAGSIQTPDSSACESVSDYGPRITSDSLLLSEDVKYLPGRACFRGKNGKTRYCGRCHSALSFSFFKDVASYFQDRRMQKKSKSPEYLKLKKFRGEMLSREKQDHQKAYREKAFTLEEMLPHRRVADELVSLYLSTFETTYRILHVPTFLKQYETYWAGTETADMAFIAKLLAVMAASSCFFSPTTRLNENDTLHSAAGGWIMAVQSWISSINVSSTIDFNMLQIQCILILARQADATDGDVVWISSGSLIRSAMMIGLHRNPARFPKMTRFWAEMRRRLWATILELDLQSALDGGMPPSIDLEEYDCDPPSNYDDEDLTEDLTEDVIPKDAAMITRSSFQVLLARSLSLRVRVAKLVNSLKFALSYDEALRLSEQLVQYRDNALALFSDNASTSISPESLQFTRSFLMFIMVRFLLVLHRPFSLSVQLSPKFSYSRKICLESSLEMLSQLDAPAVSLPEAQACPHLGQLSGGMFRDEFFHAAITVCVEVSLQASEFSSSKQPPGQLSSLSSLNDLVRSQQDVLVRAVEHTLDTFGSRISPRGKGCKAFIFLAMAVASVKARLNGEDALRKVEQVAAKSIKDCERLIRGKAWADIRREDGPVVPDTLAANLNSAAPEIPFDPALVPYESASVSPLDFGNLFDSADYGFPELWNIDFITGF
- a CDS encoding putative extracellular exo-polygalacturonase (Probable exopolygalacturonase B) → MKFFLATLFASAVSSIAVDRLIPGAQIIPESDTRALLRVGGHHDKYHDRRTITIRPSRNDTDDVSRDFLWGIKHANHGGRLLLKKGEKYVIGRKLDLTFLDDIEVQLDGELKFTDDVSYWQENNFYYDFQKSITFWRWGGKDIKIFGTGLLNGNGQRWYNEFAGQEILDPDNEYYRPILFLTENATRISVEGITQLNSPCWTNFFIQSKDVSFDDVYIHAFSTNKSALPKNSDGFDSLNVDGLTVTNTRVDVGDDCFSPKPNTTNIFVQNLLCNNTHGVSMGSIGQYPGVMDIIEHAYIENVTLLNGQNGARLKAWAGQDVGYGRINNITYKNIRIENTDAPVVLDQCYFDIEAAECAQYPSQVNVTNILFENISGTSSGKNGKVVADLVCSPNAVCSDIQLKNINLTSPAGSPPEIVCEGVQGDIGVECQASAD